The proteins below come from a single Spirochaeta isovalerica genomic window:
- a CDS encoding OsmC family protein: MANKITIDFKNGFNGISRNGTGNKLEVAEDKWLPYELLFTALASCMYSTFLDVIEKKKLEYEEVSITIDGEKREEIPAFLKKAEIVFTVTGAAQNDEKIKARFEKSLQLAEKYCSIYNTLTKVAQLQSVILFK, encoded by the coding sequence ATGGCAAACAAAATAACCATTGATTTCAAAAATGGATTTAACGGCATATCCAGAAATGGAACCGGAAACAAACTAGAAGTGGCAGAGGACAAGTGGCTCCCCTATGAACTCCTTTTTACTGCACTCGCTTCATGCATGTATTCTACTTTTCTCGATGTAATCGAAAAAAAGAAACTTGAATACGAAGAAGTGTCCATAACGATCGACGGAGAAAAAAGAGAAGAAATCCCGGCTTTTTTAAAAAAGGCCGAAATCGTTTTTACTGTTACGGGGGCTGCACAAAATGATGAAAAAATCAAAGCCAGATTTGAAAAATCACTTCAACTGGCAGAAAAATACTGTTCGATCTACAACACACTGACAAAAGTGGCTCAGCTGCAGTCGGTCATATTATTCAAGTAA
- a CDS encoding ATP-binding protein, whose product MEFHFDVCGEDYSMAGSASGAIKKKLNQLGLPALIVRKTAIVMYEAEINMVIHAGGGVVDVTITPEVITIILKDEGPGIPDIDKAMEAGYSTASDKARELGFGAGMGLPNIQKNSDGLTIESEVGKGTTVTIVVKLK is encoded by the coding sequence ATGGAATTTCACTTTGATGTTTGCGGTGAGGATTACTCCATGGCCGGCAGCGCTTCGGGGGCGATCAAGAAGAAGCTGAACCAGCTGGGGCTTCCCGCTTTAATAGTTAGAAAAACTGCCATCGTTATGTACGAGGCGGAAATCAATATGGTTATCCACGCCGGCGGGGGAGTTGTCGACGTTACCATTACTCCGGAAGTCATCACCATCATTCTGAAGGATGAAGGTCCCGGTATTCCCGATATTGATAAAGCTATGGAAGCCGGTTATTCAACGGCTTCCGACAAAGCGAGAGAATTGGGCTTCGGTGCCGGAATGGGGCTGCCCAATATTCAGAAAAACTCCGATGGTTTGACGATCGAAAGTGAAGTGGGAAAAGGCACAACTGTTACGATCGTCGTCAAATTGAAATAA
- a CDS encoding [Fe-Fe] hydrogenase large subunit C-terminal domain-containing protein codes for MYKQSVQLIVDKCIGCTNCIKRCPTEAIRVQNGKAQIISDRCLDCGECIRVCQSNAKIAISDPLSVIDDYDYKIAIPAPSLYGIADSHISTDRILTGLKYLGFDDVFEVASAAEIITKRTNEFLSRNEGRGPFISSSCPAVVRLVQVRFPSLIDHIIPFISPMELAAQIARNRAGSDKGKVGVFFISPCAAKYSEIRDPHRKEKSAVDAVIGIKDIQVSLQRLIASDMETEKLAMASGAGIGWGRIDGEARALATEGVISVDGISNVIALLEELENGKIDQFRFIELMACPGGCVGGPMTLVNPYVAKSIILERWDRKEGVVCEECGPMKDIRWTEELTSCNFMKLDDDYEKAMMMLQRLELIEKNLPGIDCGSCGAPTCHAFAEDIVRGRNEITSCIFVLRKKIRQLTDEMIKLEDALPYRLDKNE; via the coding sequence ATGTATAAGCAATCGGTTCAGCTCATAGTTGATAAATGCATTGGCTGTACGAATTGTATAAAGCGGTGCCCGACCGAAGCCATACGGGTTCAGAACGGCAAAGCCCAGATTATCTCGGATCGCTGTCTCGACTGCGGAGAGTGCATCAGGGTCTGTCAGTCAAATGCCAAAATCGCCATCTCTGATCCTCTATCGGTCATAGATGATTACGATTATAAAATAGCCATCCCCGCGCCTTCTCTTTACGGGATTGCCGACAGCCATATCAGCACGGACAGGATTCTTACGGGATTGAAGTATCTCGGCTTCGATGATGTCTTCGAAGTGGCCTCCGCAGCGGAAATCATAACCAAGCGAACAAATGAATTTCTCAGCAGGAACGAAGGGCGCGGACCTTTTATTTCTTCCTCATGCCCCGCGGTCGTCCGTCTTGTCCAGGTTCGCTTTCCCTCATTGATCGATCATATCATCCCTTTTATCTCTCCCATGGAGCTGGCTGCACAGATTGCGAGAAACCGTGCCGGTTCGGATAAGGGTAAAGTCGGTGTCTTTTTCATATCTCCCTGTGCTGCCAAATACTCGGAGATCCGCGATCCCCACAGAAAAGAGAAATCCGCAGTCGACGCTGTCATCGGAATCAAGGATATTCAGGTCAGTCTGCAGCGGCTTATTGCTTCGGATATGGAAACGGAAAAACTGGCTATGGCTTCAGGAGCGGGGATCGGATGGGGCCGTATCGACGGCGAGGCGAGAGCTCTGGCGACGGAAGGTGTCATCTCGGTAGACGGCATTTCCAATGTCATCGCCCTTCTCGAGGAACTGGAAAACGGTAAAATCGATCAGTTCCGGTTTATAGAGCTTATGGCCTGTCCCGGCGGTTGCGTCGGCGGCCCCATGACTCTGGTCAATCCCTACGTGGCCAAATCGATTATACTGGAGAGATGGGACAGGAAAGAAGGGGTGGTGTGCGAAGAATGCGGTCCCATGAAAGATATCCGATGGACCGAAGAATTGACTTCTTGCAACTTCATGAAGCTCGATGATGATTACGAGAAAGCCATGATGATGCTTCAGAGGCTTGAACTGATTGAGAAAAATCTGCCCGGTATAGACTGCGGTTCCTGCGGAGCACCCACCTGCCATGCCTTTGCCGAAGATATTGTCAGAGGAAGAAATGAAATAACCAGCTGCATATTCGTACTGAGAAAGAAGATCAGGCAGCTGACAGATGAAATGATAAAACTGGAAGATGCTCTTCCCTACAGGTTGGATAAAAATGAGTGA
- the ilvC gene encoding ketol-acid reductoisomerase encodes MNYFNTLSLREKISQLGTCRFMSRDEFNGADKLKGKKIVIIGCGAQGLNQGLNMRDSGLDISYALREGAIREKRQSWKNATENGFTVGTYDQLIPDADLVLNLTPDKQHSAVVSAVMPLMKKNSALAYSHGFNIIEEGMQVREDITVIMVAPKSPGSEVREEYKRGFGVPTLIAVHPENDPRGEGLEMAKAYASATGGDRAGVLQSSFTAEVKSDLMGEQTILCGMLQAGSLLCFDKMAAEGIDTAYAAKLIQFGWETVTEALKHGGITNMMNRLSNPAKIKANQLADELKDILRPLYYKHMDDIISGEFSRVMMEDWANDDKNLLTWREETGETAFEKQDAGTMEIKEQEYFDNGVLMIAMIKCGVELAFDAMTDSGIKEESAYYESLHEVPLIANLISRKKLYEMNKVISDTAEYGCYLFANQAIPMLTDFMKGVKTDVIGKPYSPEDSSVDNVELIKVNESIQNHGVEKIGKTLRSYMTAMKAII; translated from the coding sequence ATGAATTACTTCAATACCCTTTCACTGCGTGAAAAAATCAGCCAGCTCGGAACCTGCCGGTTTATGAGCCGGGACGAGTTCAACGGAGCGGACAAGCTCAAAGGAAAGAAAATCGTTATAATCGGATGCGGAGCCCAGGGTCTGAACCAGGGACTGAACATGCGGGACAGCGGACTGGATATTTCCTATGCGCTCAGAGAAGGGGCTATCAGGGAAAAGAGACAGTCCTGGAAAAACGCGACGGAAAACGGTTTTACAGTCGGGACATATGATCAACTTATTCCCGATGCGGACCTCGTCCTGAACCTGACTCCCGACAAACAGCACAGCGCTGTCGTCAGCGCCGTCATGCCTTTAATGAAGAAAAATTCCGCCCTTGCCTACTCCCACGGTTTCAATATTATTGAGGAGGGTATGCAGGTCCGTGAAGATATCACTGTGATCATGGTCGCCCCCAAGTCTCCCGGATCCGAGGTCCGTGAAGAATACAAAAGAGGATTCGGTGTCCCGACCCTCATAGCGGTCCACCCTGAAAATGACCCCCGGGGAGAAGGTCTCGAAATGGCCAAAGCCTATGCATCAGCAACGGGAGGCGACAGAGCCGGAGTGCTTCAGTCATCCTTTACGGCAGAAGTAAAATCAGACCTGATGGGTGAGCAGACCATCCTCTGCGGAATGCTGCAGGCGGGCTCGCTTCTCTGTTTCGATAAAATGGCCGCCGAAGGAATCGATACAGCTTATGCGGCCAAACTGATACAGTTCGGCTGGGAAACCGTTACGGAAGCCCTGAAACACGGCGGAATCACCAACATGATGAACAGGCTTTCCAACCCGGCCAAGATAAAGGCCAATCAACTGGCAGATGAGCTGAAAGATATTCTCAGACCCCTCTACTACAAACATATGGACGATATCATAAGCGGCGAATTCTCCCGCGTTATGATGGAAGACTGGGCCAATGACGATAAAAACCTTCTGACATGGCGTGAAGAAACCGGAGAAACAGCTTTCGAAAAGCAGGATGCCGGTACCATGGAAATAAAAGAACAGGAATACTTCGACAACGGCGTCCTTATGATTGCCATGATCAAATGCGGTGTCGAACTGGCTTTCGATGCCATGACAGATTCGGGAATAAAAGAAGAGTCAGCGTACTACGAGTCGCTTCACGAAGTGCCCCTCATTGCCAACCTGATCAGCCGGAAGAAACTCTATGAGATGAACAAAGTCATTTCCGACACAGCGGAGTACGGCTGTTATCTCTTTGCCAATCAGGCGATTCCCATGCTGACCGACTTCATGAAAGGGGTTAAAACCGATGTTATCGGAAAGCCCTACTCGCCTGAAGACTCTTCAGTCGACAACGTCGAACTGATAAAAGTGAACGAAAGCATTCAGAATCACGGCGTCGAAAAGATCGGAAAAACTCTCCGCTCCTACATGACGGCAATGAAAGCCATAATTTAA
- a CDS encoding TrmB family transcriptional regulator, which produces MSDKTLETILSNLKDLGFTEYEGKVYMALINDHPLSAYNVSKNSGVPHSRVYDITRRLIKKGYVTSKGTNPELFSPISPEELISRLRRDNSKLTSELKQQLDSIKFTADFDPVWNLSGRTEALEMAEQLIGEAETNIFVGLWDHELEYLDKAFKKAEKRGVKIHILLYGEGKPDFADVYYHSTENLEDINEVGRSLDLVIDSSVCITGSLGGVVPCQAVWTRNKGLIKSIEGFIIHDFYIAEVSDYLGDKVDEIFGKNFEKLRKKYGH; this is translated from the coding sequence ATGAGTGATAAGACTTTGGAAACTATACTTTCGAATTTAAAGGATCTCGGATTTACGGAATACGAGGGAAAAGTCTATATGGCCCTTATCAATGATCACCCTCTCAGTGCCTATAATGTGTCAAAAAACTCCGGCGTTCCCCATTCCCGGGTATACGATATAACCAGAAGGCTTATTAAGAAAGGATACGTCACATCCAAAGGCACCAATCCCGAGCTGTTTTCCCCCATATCGCCGGAAGAGCTTATCTCCCGTCTCAGGCGCGATAATTCAAAACTCACATCGGAGCTGAAGCAGCAGCTCGATTCCATTAAATTCACTGCCGACTTCGATCCTGTCTGGAACCTATCGGGACGGACCGAAGCTCTGGAAATGGCGGAACAACTGATCGGCGAAGCCGAGACCAATATATTTGTCGGCCTCTGGGATCATGAGCTGGAGTATCTGGACAAAGCCTTTAAGAAAGCCGAAAAGAGGGGAGTGAAAATTCATATTCTCCTCTACGGAGAAGGCAAGCCGGATTTTGCCGATGTCTACTATCACAGTACGGAGAATCTCGAAGATATCAATGAAGTCGGGCGTTCTCTCGATCTTGTTATTGATTCATCAGTCTGTATTACGGGCAGCCTGGGCGGAGTCGTACCCTGTCAGGCCGTCTGGACCAGAAACAAAGGTTTGATCAAGTCGATCGAGGGCTTTATCATTCACGATTTCTATATTGCCGAAGTCAGCGATTATCTCGGAGACAAAGTCGATGAGATATTCGGTAAGAATTTTGAAAAGCTCCGAAAGAAGTACGGTCATTGA
- a CDS encoding PLP-dependent aminotransferase family protein — protein MSSHDEKKKQPLYQKVADDIESLILQGMYETGSRIPSIRKMSENLKVSINTIKEAYAILESRQLVEGRPHRGYFVKDIDVRKLQIPDPAHSFRPNTLEITGNFMFQRILEEVMDSRYVPLGMATASPSLLPLQDFSSLISSMTENQKKQSLMYAPPEGMPELRNVIAKKLLDSGLTLTANDILITSGCEEALFLALSAITSPGDTIAVQSPIYSNLVLTFKNLGLKILEIPSDPDDGISLDILEYGIEHNEVKACLVISNFNNPTGSVIPDKNKRRLTDILKTAGIPLLEDDVYGDLYFEGTRPSTCRTYDKSGNTVLCSSFSKTVSPGLRVGYIVPGKFKDAIIQHKIGSNICTSTISQLLLSNYLQSGGYYKQLRKLRSEVGERMKMLREDVRKFFPQGTKMTDPKGGYTLWVELPGNVSGLDLYEKAINENIAIVPGGLFSQNNLFRRFIRLDAGCYSRSISYAVARLGELTMELMFK, from the coding sequence ATGAGTTCACATGATGAGAAAAAGAAGCAGCCTCTATATCAGAAAGTAGCCGATGATATTGAATCTCTCATTCTTCAGGGAATGTATGAAACCGGTTCGAGAATTCCCTCCATACGAAAAATGAGCGAGAATTTAAAGGTCAGTATCAATACGATAAAAGAAGCCTATGCCATACTTGAGAGCAGGCAGCTTGTGGAGGGGCGTCCCCATCGAGGGTATTTTGTCAAAGACATAGATGTCAGGAAGCTGCAGATCCCCGATCCGGCACATTCCTTCAGACCCAATACGCTGGAAATCACCGGCAACTTCATGTTTCAGAGGATCCTGGAAGAAGTCATGGACAGCCGGTATGTCCCTCTGGGAATGGCGACTGCCTCTCCTTCGCTCCTTCCTCTTCAGGATTTCAGTTCGCTTATATCCTCCATGACGGAAAATCAGAAGAAGCAGAGTCTCATGTATGCTCCTCCGGAAGGCATGCCGGAATTGAGGAATGTCATAGCCAAAAAGCTGCTGGACAGCGGTCTGACGCTGACAGCTAATGACATTCTGATCACCTCCGGATGTGAAGAAGCTCTGTTTCTCGCGCTCAGTGCAATAACAAGTCCCGGAGATACCATCGCGGTACAGTCTCCCATATATTCCAATCTGGTCCTTACTTTTAAAAATCTGGGACTGAAAATACTGGAGATCCCTTCAGATCCCGATGACGGAATCTCTCTTGACATTCTCGAATACGGAATTGAACACAATGAAGTAAAGGCATGTCTGGTGATAAGCAATTTCAATAATCCCACAGGGAGCGTGATTCCGGACAAAAACAAACGGAGGCTGACAGATATATTGAAGACTGCGGGAATTCCGCTTCTCGAAGATGATGTCTACGGCGATCTCTATTTCGAGGGGACCCGCCCCTCCACCTGCCGCACTTATGATAAAAGCGGCAATACGGTTCTCTGCTCGTCTTTTTCCAAAACAGTCTCTCCCGGATTGAGAGTGGGATATATCGTTCCCGGAAAATTCAAGGATGCTATCATTCAGCATAAAATAGGATCCAACATATGCACTTCGACCATATCCCAGCTTCTTTTGTCGAACTATTTGCAATCAGGAGGCTATTACAAACAGCTCAGAAAGCTCCGGAGCGAAGTCGGAGAAAGAATGAAGATGCTGAGAGAGGATGTCAGAAAATTTTTCCCGCAGGGTACGAAGATGACCGATCCCAAAGGCGGTTATACTCTCTGGGTGGAATTGCCCGGTAATGTGTCGGGACTCGATTTATATGAAAAAGCCATTAATGAGAACATCGCCATCGTTCCCGGAGGTCTGTTTTCCCAGAATAATCTTTTCAGAAGATTCATTCGCCTTGACGCCGGTTGCTACAGCAGGAGCATCAGCTATGCCGTTGCCAGACTCGGTGAACTGACGATGGAACTCATGTTTAAATAA
- a CDS encoding PLP-dependent cysteine synthase family protein, translating into MTEQIKGIRNLIGNTPLLEISFLYRGGKRRLYAKAENYNLTGSIKDRMALHILRKAYENGSIKPGDRIIEATSGNTGIAFSAIGRYLGHPVTIFMPDWMSRERINLIKSFGADIILVSKEQGGFLGSIRMADELAEKEGGSFRPQQFDNSDNTEAHYIGTGPEIQMQLEDSGLLPDAFIAGVGTGGTVMGTGKFLRERNPSIRIHPLEPANSPTLSTGYKTGAHRIQGISDEFIPSIVDLASLDEILSVDDGDAIIMAQKLAHLGLGIGISSGANFIGSVIAQDRLGGDSTVVTVFSDDNKKYLTTDLSRVEPVKKGYISTEIELLSVRTLSRICTLCGKESEESAV; encoded by the coding sequence ATGACAGAACAAATCAAGGGGATCAGAAACCTCATCGGCAACACCCCTCTTCTTGAAATCTCTTTTCTCTACAGAGGCGGGAAAAGAAGACTTTACGCTAAAGCGGAAAACTACAACCTTACAGGAAGTATCAAGGACCGTATGGCTCTTCATATTCTGAGAAAAGCCTATGAGAACGGTTCCATAAAACCGGGAGACAGAATCATCGAAGCGACAAGCGGCAATACGGGAATCGCTTTTTCGGCGATCGGTCGGTATCTTGGCCATCCTGTTACGATTTTCATGCCCGATTGGATGAGCAGGGAAAGAATCAATCTGATAAAGAGCTTCGGAGCCGATATCATCCTGGTTTCAAAAGAGCAGGGAGGATTCCTCGGAAGCATAAGAATGGCTGACGAACTGGCGGAAAAAGAAGGCGGTTCTTTCAGGCCCCAGCAGTTTGATAACAGTGACAACACAGAAGCCCATTACATTGGAACAGGTCCGGAGATCCAGATGCAGCTTGAAGATTCAGGCCTTCTCCCCGATGCGTTTATTGCCGGAGTCGGTACCGGCGGAACTGTTATGGGCACTGGAAAGTTCCTGAGAGAGAGGAATCCCTCGATTAGAATACATCCACTGGAACCTGCCAATTCACCGACTCTGTCCACAGGATACAAAACCGGCGCACACAGGATTCAGGGCATATCTGATGAGTTCATTCCCTCCATAGTCGATCTGGCCTCGCTCGACGAAATCCTTTCCGTCGACGATGGCGACGCCATTATTATGGCCCAGAAACTCGCGCACCTCGGCCTGGGCATCGGGATTTCATCGGGTGCGAACTTCATCGGCTCGGTCATCGCCCAGGACAGGCTGGGCGGGGACAGTACGGTCGTGACTGTATTCTCCGACGACAACAAGAAGTATCTTACGACAGATCTTTCGCGGGTTGAGCCTGTCAAAAAGGGATATATATCCACGGAAATAGAACTTCTGTCAGTTCGAACCCTGAGCAGAATCTGCACGTTGTGCGGAAAAGAGTCAGAGGAATCAGCCGTCTGA
- a CDS encoding dicarboxylate/amino acid:cation symporter: MNWVTIIPWLVIFAALLVITGILEKGTNLTFSTRVFIAMILGMILGLALHFWGHEENTAEVRKWFSLIGYGYVDLLRMLIIPLVPTSIIVGLMNLKSQNELKQMGGRTIGMFLTTATIASILGLVLASVMKIGKGISTEGLQAREPERIVDVITQLRGFIPSNPVSSAANTDMIPLVVFSLFIGIAAVIAIGEKPESVEPFKNFMNSLLTIVINVAHLVIRLTPYGVIGLMAYWMSYTGIAAISHLGLFVIGIALACVIHIVIVYGGILYATSRVNVVKFIKAASPAMILAFTSRSSMGTLTLTVSTMINRLKVNSKVANFVGPIGAVMNMDACGGIYPAMVSIFAANAFGIELTVIQYLTIIIVSIVASIGSAGVPMGATAFTVITLTTVGLPVEAIGLVAGVDFIVDMFRTATNVTGDMMTSVVVANKLGEFDRDAFNSQDFSEKSAVETA, from the coding sequence ATGAATTGGGTAACAATTATTCCCTGGCTTGTAATTTTTGCAGCCTTGCTCGTAATTACAGGGATCCTGGAAAAAGGTACGAACCTGACATTCTCTACAAGGGTTTTCATAGCCATGATACTCGGCATGATACTGGGACTGGCCCTTCACTTCTGGGGTCACGAAGAAAACACAGCCGAAGTGAGAAAATGGTTTTCACTTATCGGTTACGGTTATGTGGATCTATTGCGGATGCTGATCATCCCGCTTGTTCCGACAAGCATTATCGTCGGCCTGATGAACCTGAAAAGCCAGAATGAGCTGAAGCAGATGGGCGGACGAACCATCGGGATGTTTCTGACAACGGCGACAATCGCCAGTATTCTCGGCCTGGTTCTCGCTTCAGTAATGAAAATCGGAAAGGGCATCTCCACGGAGGGGCTTCAAGCTCGCGAACCCGAAAGAATCGTTGACGTCATTACCCAGCTGAGAGGATTCATTCCTTCCAACCCGGTCAGTTCCGCCGCCAATACGGACATGATTCCGCTGGTGGTCTTTTCCCTGTTCATCGGAATCGCCGCCGTCATAGCCATCGGCGAGAAACCGGAATCTGTCGAGCCCTTTAAGAATTTCATGAATTCCCTTCTGACCATTGTCATTAATGTCGCTCATCTGGTAATCCGGCTGACACCCTACGGTGTAATCGGTCTTATGGCTTACTGGATGTCTTATACGGGCATAGCCGCGATCTCCCATCTGGGTCTTTTTGTAATCGGAATCGCTCTGGCCTGCGTTATTCATATCGTCATCGTTTACGGAGGAATTCTATATGCCACGTCCAGGGTCAATGTAGTCAAATTCATCAAGGCCGCTTCTCCGGCCATGATTCTGGCCTTCACATCCCGGTCAAGTATGGGAACTCTTACCCTGACAGTCAGCACGATGATCAACCGGCTGAAAGTGAATTCCAAAGTAGCCAACTTCGTCGGTCCAATCGGGGCTGTTATGAATATGGATGCCTGCGGGGGTATTTACCCGGCCATGGTTTCCATATTCGCAGCCAACGCCTTTGGCATAGAGCTGACGGTCATTCAGTATCTGACGATAATAATCGTCTCTATTGTGGCCAGCATCGGCAGCGCCGGCGTTCCCATGGGAGCGACAGCTTTTACAGTCATAACGCTCACGACTGTCGGTCTGCCGGTTGAAGCCATCGGTCTGGTTGCCGGAGTCGACTTTATCGTTGATATGTTCCGGACGGCTACCAATGTGACCGGAGACATGATGACTTCTGTCGTCGTCGCCAACAAGCTGGGAGAATTTGACAGAGACGCTTTCAATTCTCAGGACTTCAGTGAAAAATCTGCTGTTGAGACAGCATAA